GGATCGATTGAACAGTATTTTCTGTAAATTCAAAAAACCCAAAACCCTGACTATGAAAAATATACTTCTCCCCATCCTTTGTCTTTTGTCCTCTTTGAGCCTAGGACAAACTATTCCTTCCAAAGAAATCCAGATCAAACTCGCAGTTTTGGCAGCTCCCGAAGATCAACGGGCTGGTGCAACGGTTTATGGTTTTGATGGAACTTTACTTCGAAAAGGTACCAATCAAACGATTTGTCTCGGAGACGATCCTAATCGGGAAGGTCTTTCAGTTTCCGCATATCATAAAAGCGCTCAACCCTTTATGGAGCGAGGATGGGCACTTCGAAAAGAAGGAAAAAATGCTCAACAAATTTTTGAAATTCGAGAAGCAGAAGCAAAATCAGGAAAACTCAAACTCCCAGATCAGGGAAGTGTGTTACATGCCTTGACAGCAGAGCATCCCGACGTCAATTGGACTACAGGCGAAGCAAAAAACACCTATACCCGCTCGGTGGTCTATATTCCTTGGGCAACATCAGAAAGTACAGGATTGCCACTGAAGCCTGCAGGACCAGGCTTACCTTGGATTATGGATCCCGGCACGCATCGAGCACATATTATGATTAATCCGGCGATGTAGTAATGCCTACCATACTTTACATACTTGGTTGGAGAATTTTCTTCTATTCAAATGAAGGAGAAGAACCAATTCACGTTCACGCACAAAAAGGTGATATGGAATGTAAATTCTGGATTGATGAAGAAATTATGGATATTCGAGAAGCGATTGGTTATAATTTGACCCCAAAGGCAAGAAAAGAAATTCGAAAAATCATCTTTCAAAATTTTGATTTAATCGTACAATCCTGGAAAGAATACTTTAAAAGCTAAAAATTATGGTGGATTCGCATCAAATTTCTGAAATAAAGTTTGAAGAAGACAAAATGATTATTCTACTGGATGACAGGGAGTTAAAAGTAAATTTAAAAGAAGTTTCTCCCAAGCTTCTATTAGCATCTGATGTAGAAAGAGCTTTATACAAAATTTCTCCTTCTGGCTATGGAATTCATTGGCCACTGATCGATGAGGATTTGTCTATAAAAGGATTTATACTAAAAGAGAATGATCCTAATAAGTGACTTAAATCCAAGCA
Above is a window of Algoriphagus sanaruensis DNA encoding:
- a CDS encoding DUF4160 domain-containing protein, translating into MPTILYILGWRIFFYSNEGEEPIHVHAQKGDMECKFWIDEEIMDIREAIGYNLTPKARKEIRKIIFQNFDLIVQSWKEYFKS
- a CDS encoding DUF2442 domain-containing protein → MVDSHQISEIKFEEDKMIILLDDRELKVNLKEVSPKLLLASDVERALYKISPSGYGIHWPLIDEDLSIKGFILKENDPNK